Within Sandaracinaceae bacterium, the genomic segment CGCGATCGGCGAGCCGGAAGCTGTAGGTGGCCCGCGTCTGGTAGGCGGCGCGACCTCTGCGATCGTCGCGGAAGCACCCGCGGGCCACGGGGACGATGCGCTGGCGCAGCAGATGGAGGAGCGAGCGCGCCGGGAGGCCGGACTGGTCGGCGTGCCGGGCCAGCCGCGCGATCCTCTCGGGCTGGTCAGCGGCCTCGACCTCGGGCGCGCTTGCCTCCGCGCCGTCGCCGATGACGGGCTGATCGCAGCGGCGCGTGTCGGCCAGCGCGAGGCGCGTGCCCACCGGCACGGGGGCGTCGGCGTCTCTGAATGTGCCTTGTGGTGTACAGGTGGCGGGCGGCGAAGGGTTGGCCACCGCCACGAGCCGGAGGGGAGGCGCGCTCCGGACGCGGACGGCCAGGCGATCGGCGAGCGCGCGCGCGAGCGGCGCGGGGGGCGCGGCGGCGCGGACACCGAGCACGCGGACGGGGCCCGCGACGACGCCCTCCCAGACCCGCTCCTCTCCCGCGCGCAGACGCCCGAGCGCGACCGTGCGGCGCCCGATCCGGGCCGTCAGCCGTGGCTCGACGACCGGCGCGAGCAGGGCGCGGATCCGCTCCTCGAGCGCCTCCATGCCGTGGCCACGCGCCGCGCGGTCGGCCTCGACGCCCGCGTCGACGACCATCACGTCGGCCGCCTCCGCGGCGCCGCGCAGGCCCGGCGTGCTCGGCCGATCGGCGACGTTGAGGAAGGCGACATCCGCGCCGCTGCGGCGCGCCTCCAGGAGCGCCCTGCGCGCGCCCGCGCCCGTGGTCAGGCCCCCGTCGCCGATCACGAGGATCAGCGGGTCGCTCGACTCCCGAACCCACGGCGACACGGTGTCCCACGCGGCCTCGAAGCGGGTCGCGCTCCCCATCTCACCCTCGAGCGCGCGCGCGATGCGCATCAGCGGCACGTCGGTGGGTGGGGTCGGAGAGGGGAGGATGGGCTCCGCGCGGGCGGCGAACGCGGCGACGCGGAGCCGCGACCGGCTCGGCAGCGTGGAGAGCAGCGCGGCGACGGCCGGCGCGATGCGACCGCGCGCGGAGCCGGCGGTGGAGGGCGAGGCGTCGAGCAGGAGCACGATGTCGCGTGGGCGCACGGGCTGGGGCGCCGCCACGACCCGCAGCCTCGCGCACCGAGCGCCCGCGCACGCGACGCGGAACGCCTCGGCCTGGACGGCCGGACCTCCGTCCATGCGCGCGGTGACCTCGGCCGGCTCCCACGCCGCGCGCTCGACCGGCCTCTCCACCGCGTCGATCCCGTCGATGGCGCCGTGGCTGAGGGTGTCGGAGCGCACCCGGAGCACCGACGGCGCGATCCGGTTGTCGCGCCCGCGCGCGGGCAGCGTCCAGCGCACTCTCCCGCCCCGGACCGGGGCGCTGACCACCCAGCGCGCGGTCAGCGTCAGGCTCGGCTCGGCGCGCGCGTCGCGAGGGGTGGGGCGGATCGGCGCGGCGCGCACCCAGATGGCGTGCCCCGCGTCGTCCTCGCCCGGCGCGGCCTGCGCCACCGGTGCGCCGAAGCGCGCGCTGCGACCGCGGAGCGCCTCGTCGTAGGCGCCGACCGCCGTCCCTCCGCCCTCCGCGACGACCCCCTCGCGGCAGCCGTCGGGGCTGCACACCTCGAGGTGCGCGAGCGAGGCGCCGTCGGGGACCGCCAGTCGATAGCGGAGCTCCGCCGGGTAGCGCGCGCTCGACGTGAAGCGCATCCGCTCCTCGACGACGGCCATCCCGTGGCCGAGCCACACGTCGACCTCGTGCCCGGTCTCGCGCACCCCCGCGATGGCGTGGAGCACCTCTCCGCGCTGCACGGGGATGGGCGCGTGCGCCTCCTCCTCGACGGTGGTCGGGGAGACGCGCTCGAGCTGATCGCTCCGGTCGATGCCGAGCGGGTCGTCTTCCTCGTTCGAGAACGGGTCCTGCTCCACCCAGTCGGGCAGCCCACCGTCCTGCGCGGCGGCCGGGGTGGCCATCGCCAGGGCGAGAATGAAGGGCAGGGCTCGTGCGTTGCGCGGCATGGAAGCGAGACAGCGGCGGCACGCTGGGGTTCCGCCGGGGGATCGAGGCCCGGCCCGCCCAGGATGGCGCATCGGACGCCGGCCCGCGAATCGCAGGTAGTAAGGACGCGACGGGATGGTTATCCTGCCCGCGTCCACCAGCCGAAAAGGGAGAGCGCGTCGATGGGGATCATGGATTTCATCAGGCAGGGCACGCAGGAAATGATGGTTGCGCGGCCCGACTCGGCCAAGCAGTACATCGTCTACAAGCACCCCGAGCAGACGATCCCGAAGTTCTCGCAGCTGACGGTCGACGCAGACGAGGCGGCGGTGTTCTTCCGGGATGGCGCCCTGGTCGGCGTGCTCCGGACGGCCGGCGCGGCGCAGCGCCACACGCTGGACACGGGCAACATCCCGTTCCTCAGCAACCTCGTGGACTCGTTCACGGGCGGGAACATCTTCGTCACCGATCTCTACTTCGTGACGATGCGCCCCTTCCGCGGCGCGCGCTTCGGCGGCGCGCTCCCGCCCATCAAGGATCCCGAGCTGGAGATCACGCTCACGCCTCGGATCTTCGGTGAGTACGCGTGGCAGATCACGCACCCCGACCGCTTCATCGTCAGCTACCTCGGCATGGGCGGGCAGCAGTCGAACGAGCAGGTCGAGCGCTGGATCACCACCAAGTTCATGAACGCGGTGAAGAAGAGCCTCCCGCAGTTCATCATCCGCCAGAAGGTGGAGGTGCAGCACCTGGCCGCCTATCACGACGAGATCGGCCAGATGTTCATGCAGAAGTGCGAGGACCTCTCCGAGATCGGGGTGCAGTTCCTCGAGCTCGGTGACTTCTCGATCAACTTCGACGCCGACGATCAGAAGCGCCTCGAGGAGGCTCAGGCGCGCTACGCGGACCTCAAGGTCAAGAAGCGCGCGAAGGACGAGCTCGGCGGCGGCAACTTCATGAACTACGCCGCGGGCGAGGCGATGCTCGGCGCCGGCCAGGGCATGGCGCAGGGCGGAGGCGAAGGCGGCGGCGGCGGCGGCGCGATGCAGGGCGGCGCGGGCCTCGGCATGGGCTTCGCCATGGCGAACATGTTCGCGCAGAACATGCAGCCCCAGCAGGGCCAGCCGCAGCAGCCCCCGCCCCAGCAGCCTCCTCCCCAGCCGGTGCAGGCGGGCGGCGGCATGGTGCAGTGCCCGTCGTGCTCGGCGACGGTCGCCCCCGGGAAGTTCTGCGCCGAGTGCGGCAGCTCGCTCGTGCCGCAGCCCAAGCCGTGCCCCTCGTGCAGCACCGTCGCGGCGCCCGGCGCGAAGTTCTGCGCCGAGTGCGGCACGAACATGCAGGGCTGAGACGGCCGACTCTCCCGAGGCCCGCGCGCCGCTCCGGTGCGCGGGCCTTTTTGCGTCCGCCGCCCGTAGCCCTCAGAGGGAGGGCGGCTGCTCCGGCACGCGCTCGCGGACGTCCCGCGCCGACGCCGCGTCTCCGAGCCGCTCGTACGCGTCGGCGAGGAGGGAGACCTCCGCGTCGCTCGCCGCGTGGTTCTCGAGCACGTAGATGGTGCACTCGTACTCCCCGCGGCCGAAGCACGTCCGCGCGACCGAGAGCCGATCCTCGCTCGACAGCTCGGGGGTGCCGACCCTCGTCACGATCGCCTGGCGCGCGCGATGCGGGATCACCAGGCCCGCCGCCTGCTCCTCGATGCACTCCCGCAAGCCCTCCGGCCCGTCGGAGACGTCCACCTCGGTGACCGCGCCGGCCGCGTCGGTGGTCAGGCGCACGTCGAAGATCGTGGTCTCCCGCGTCCCTCGCGAGAGCCAGCAGCCATGGAACGCGCGCTCACCGACCGCGCGCACGTCCGGGTCCGACACGAAGTACGGGGAGCGGTGCGCGGGCAGATCCCCGAAGCGCGCCGCGAGCGCCTCGCCGGTCGCGCTCGTCGGGCGCTCCTTCGTCGCCGCCTTGGCGTGCTCGCGCGGCGCGCTCGTCGGCGCCAGCGTGGCGATCAGCCAGCCCGCGGTCATCGCGGCCAGGATCGCGCCGATGGCCCCGAGGCGCCGGGAGACGGTCGGCCGCGACACCTGGAGCCGCTCGGCGATCTCCGCCTGGGAGAAGCCCGCCAGGCGCAGCCCGAGCACTTCGCGCAGCTCCTCGTCGGCGCCGTCGAGGTCCATCAGCTCGCGCGCCACGGCGTTGTCGTGCGGGTCGTCGTGGGAGGCGGCCAGGTCCGGCTCGCTCCCTCGCTCGAGCTGCGGGGGCACGGCCGCGCGCATCAGCCGCCGCCGCCGCGCGCGCTTGCGCCGCTCCTCCGAGAGGTGGGCCTTCAGCCGCAGCGTCAGGTAGGAGCGCAGCGAGGTCTTCGCCTCGCCCGCGGTCAGCTCCGCGAGGTAGCGCGGGAGCCAGCGGTCGCAGCTCATCATCAGCAGCTCGCCCAGGACGTCCTCCGGGTCGGCCACGTCCCGGTAGCTGGGGGCGAGCGCTCGCGCGATCCGCTCGAGCTCCCGGAGCAGCGCCCGCCACGAGGCGTCGTCCATCTGCTTCGACCACGCGGCCAGCCAGCGCGAGGCGTCCGAGCCCGGCTCGGCGCGCACCGCCTCCGCGACCGTGAACGACCCGCTCTCTTCCGTCTGGACGCCCAAGACCACCCTCCCGTCACTCTGACACGGGACGAGCCGCGACTTTGGTTCACGGCGCCCGAGATTTGACTCCGGCCGGGGACCCCGCATCCTGCCTCCGTGGGATTGCTCCGCACCCTGCTCGCGGCTGGCTTCGTGCTGGCGTTCGCCTTGCTGCAGTCCGAGGGAGGATGCGGCGGCTACGAGCCGGAGCCCCGCAAGGGCGAGGGAGACCCCTGCACCCGCACCGACGAGTGCCAGAGCCACCTCGAGTGCAGCGGCGGCGTGTGCCGCGAGCCGTTCGAGCCGGAGCTGGACTCGGGTCTGCGGGACTCGGGCGCGGCCCCCAGCGACTCCGGGGTGGACCCCGCCGATGCGGGTGGGGAGCGCGACGCGTCCACGGCTGGCGACGCCGGACCCGATTCGGGGGCGTTCGACGGCGGCTGAAGGTTCCGCTGTCGCTTGCGCCGCCCGTCGCCCATTCCCTATCCTCAGGCCAGCCGATGCGCATCTGTCCGCAGTGCGGAACGCGATTCCAGGAAGCTCTCCAGTTCTGCCCCAACGATGGCGCGCAGACCTACGAGGCACAGGAGAGCCAGGAGTCGCCGACCGATCCGCTCCTGGGGCGGGTGATCGACGGTCGATACCGCATCGAGAAGCAGATCGGTGAGGGCGGGATGGGCGTGGTCTACATGGCCACCCACACCGTCCTGCAGAAGAAGCTCGCCCTGAAGGTCCTCCGCGGGGACAGCTCCAAGGACGCCGACGTCGTCCAGCGCTTCATGCAGGAGGCGCAGGCGGCGACCAGCATCGGCCACCAGAACATCATCGACATCTCGGACTTCGGCCGGCTGCCGGACGGCGCCGTGTACTTCGTCATGGAGTACCTCGACGGCCTGTCGCTCGCCGACATGATCAAGCGCGGCGGCTCGATCCCGATGGCCGACGCGGTCCACATCATCCGCCAGATCGCGTCGGCGCTGGACGCGGCCCACGCGCGCGGCATCGTGCACCGCGACCTCAAGCCCGACAACATCATCGTCATTCACCAGGGCGACGACCCGCTCTTCGTGAAGGTCCTCGACTTCGGCGTGGCCAAGGTCGGCGGCGGGGCGAGCAAGCTGACCAAGACCGGCATGGTCTTCGGCACGCCGCACTACATGTCGCCCGAGCAAGCGGCTGGCCACAGCGTGGACGCGCGCACGGACATCTACGCGCTCGGCGTGATCATGTACGAGATGTTCACCGGCAAGGTGCCGTTCGACGCGGACACCTTCATGGGCATCCTCTCGAAGCACATGTTCGAGCCGCCCGCGAGCCCGAGCGAGGTGAAGGGCGCGTCGCTCGGTGCGCTCGAGTCCGTCACGCTGCGCGCCCTCGAGAAGAACCCCGACCAGCGCTACCTGTCGATGCAGGAGCTGATCGCGGACCTCGACACCGTCGCCGCAGGCGGCAGCGTGGCGGTCGGTGGCCGGCCTGGCGTGTCTCCGCCCGGAAACCTCGCCGACGCGCTCGAGCCGCCCAGCCACCTCGAGGTGGCGGCGCAGCCGTCCGGGGGCGGCTCGAAGCTCGCGCTCGTGGCGGTGGCGGTGCTCGCGCTTCTCCTCGTCGGAGGCGGCGTGGGGACCGCCGTCTTCCTGATGACGGGCGACGACGAGGGCCAGGCCATGGCGCAGCAGACCGAGGCGCCGCCCCCGCCGCCGCCGGAGATCGAGGCCGAGCCCGACCCCACGCCGCAGGTGGAGACGCCTCCGACGCCGACCACGCCGGACGTCGCGACGATCGAGATCAGCTCCGATCCGGCCGGCGCCGAGGTCCTCCTCGACGGCGTCATGCTGGGCAACACGCCCATCCGCGTCGAGCGCCCCTCGGACGGCACACGGGAGGTGACCCTGCGCCTCCGCGGACACGAGACGACGCCCGTCCAGATCAGCCCTCAGTCCGGCGACAGCCTGAGCATCACGCTGGAGCCGGAGCGGGCGGCCACGCCGTCGCGCCGTTCGCGCAGCGGCGGACGCTCGCGCTCGAGCGAGGCGACCCCGCCGACGCCGCCGCCCACGCAGCCGCCGCCGACGCGCTCGACCCGTCGCGGCTCCACCAGCGAGGTCGTCGACCCCTGGGCCATGTGAGCCCCCTGATCCACCGGGCCCACGCCTGATTCGGGACGATCTCTTCCCACTCAGGCATGATGCGGCCGATGCAGATCGCGACGCGGACCCTCTCCCTCCTGGCAACGCTGGCGCTCGGTTGCGGCGGCGGCAGCCAGGGCTCGACCATCGGCACCGACCAGGACTTCGAGGTCGTCGACGCGCCAGCGCCCACCGTGCCGGCGTACGTCACCGCCTCGGCCGAGGGAGAGGCGGTGCTGAGCGAGGGCCCCGCGGGCGACGCCGTGCGGGCGGGCGTCGCGTCCGCGTCGGCGACGCACGAGATGCCCATCGAGGGCGACCCGCGCCTGGCGCGCCTCGCGCAGTGGGTCGCCGACCGGCTCGGCCCGGACGGAGAGCCTCCGCCCAACGAGATCGTCGAGTTCTTCGCGCGCCACCTCGGCCTGGTCGAGCCGGTGCCGCACATCATGGTGCTGGGGCAGCCCGCCGACTCGCTCGAGGAGGGCATCGCCAGCTCCGTCGGGCAGTTCATGAACCGACAGACCTACAACCGCTGGGGCGCCGCGGTCGTCGAGCGCGCCGGCCTCTCGGTCGCGGTGGTCATGCTCTCGTGGCGCTGGGTCGAGCTCGAGCCGGTGCCGCGCCAGGTCAGCGAGGGCGACCCCATCGCGGTGCGAGGGCGGCTCATCGGAGACCACCGGAACCCGGCCGTCGTCGTGGCCCAGCCCGACGGCCAGGTGCGCCGACTGCCCGCCGGCAGCGGCCCCGACTTCGACGTGCGCGTGCCGACCGGCGCGGAGGGGACCTACCAGGTCGAGGTCGTCGGGCGCGGCGAGCACGGCGACACGGTCATCGCGAACTTCCCCGTCTTCGTCGGCACCGAGATCCCCCGACAGGTGCGCCTCAGCGGCGTCGCCGATGGCGGCGGCCGAGACGTCGAGAGCGTTCGGCGAGAGCTCATCGAGATGCTCAACGAGACGCGCCGCGGGGCCGGCCTGCCGGAGCTGACCGAGCACGCCGGGCTGCGCGAGGTCGCGCTCGGTCACAGCCGGGACATGGTCGCCAACGACTACATCGGTCACCAGTCTCCGCGCAGCGGCACGCCCGCCGACCGCGTGCGCACGAGCGGGCTCCAGAGCGGGCTCGTGCTCGAGAACATCGGCCGCGGCTACTCGGCGGCCGAGATCCACCGCGGCCTGATGGAGAGCCCGGGCCACCGCGCGAACCTGGTCAACCCGGACGTGAGCCACGTCGGCATCGGCGTCGTGGCGCAGCCCGAGGGCGCGCGCAGCGCCTTCATCGTCACCGAGGTCTTCGTGCGCATGGCCGAGCGCGTCGATCTGGCGGGCGCGCCGTCGACGATCGTCGACCTGATCAACCGCAGCCGCAGCGCGCGCGGAGCCCCTCCGGTGGAGATCCAGGATCACCTCTCCGAGGCCGCCCAGAACGCCGCCACCGAGTTCTTCGCCGACCCGGGGCTCTCCCAGCAGGACACGGTCGACGACGCCAGCGCGAGCCTCCGGCGCTTCGCCATCGCCTACCGTCGCCTCGGCGGCGTCATGGCGATCGTCGCCGACGTCTCCGAGGCCGGCGCGCTCGAGCCCACCCTCGACCCGGACGTCCGCCACGTCGGCATCGGCGTCGCGCAGGGGACCCGCCCCGACACCGGGCCCAACGCGATCGCCGTGGTCATCATCCTCGCCTGGCCGCGCTGATCTCAGGGTCTCCAGTCGCCGATGAACACGTGGCCGTCCGGGTCACGCCCCGGGGGCGGGCTCGCGCTGGTGGCGATGACCAGGTCGTCCACGAAGCAGTGGTTGTCGGGCGGGCGCTCGTTGTTCCAGTAGGTGAAGAGGTAGAACGCGTCGATGTCGCCGCCGGCGTCGGGGATGGTGGGCACGTCGGTGCGATCGAAGATCAGCTCGCCGTCCCGCCAGATCCGGACGCGCCCCCCGCCGCCCTCGTCGACCGACCGGTCGTCGATGGAGAGGTACATCTCGTAGCGCTCCCAGCGATCGCGCGGGATCGGGGCGCCGTCGTAGACCTCCCAGCGGTTGTGGATCTCCTTGATCGTGCGCAAGACGCTCGTCGGTCCGTCGGCCTGGTCGATGTAGAGGTCGTTGTAGCCGCCGTTCTCGCGGCTCTCGAAGCGCGAGTGGAGGCGGAGGAACTTCATCCACGGGCTGGCCGAGAACTCGAAGCCGCTCGGCCAGTACACGTCGAGGCGGACCCAGATCTCCGCGCCCGCCTCGAGCGGCGGGTCGATCGAGACGATGCCTCCCCAGCGACCGAAGCCGCCTCCGTCACCGCTCGCGATGGCCATCCGCGCGCTCCGCTCGCCGCGCGCCGCCTGCTCCGCGCTGGCCGTCGTGCGCCCCGCCGAACCGAACACGACGCCGCTCAGCCGCGTGCCGTCCGCGTAGCTCTCGAAGTCTTCGGCGAGGTACGGCACGAACGAGCTGGCGCCCGCGTCTTCCCGCACCGCGGCGTCTTCACCGACCGCGCCATCTTCGCGAGCGGCGGCGTCGGCGATCGAGGCGTCGCCCGGGAGCGGGTCCCGCCCGCCGTCCGCGCGGTCGACTCGGCCGCCGTCTTCGGCCCGGACGGAGCCAGAGTCCATCGGGTCGACGCCTCCGTCGTCACAGGCAGACAGCGCGAGGGCCACGCAGAGGACGCTGATCCTGGGCATCCGATCGAGGTGCAGCATGTCTGGAGCCTGCGCGGGGCCTCGTGCCCGCTCCACTAATTCGCGCTGACCTTCGCTCCGATAAGGGGAGATCAGTCGTCAGACCCACCGCGCTCCGCCCACCCTCTTCATGGGCGTCGACGTGTGGCGCACGAACTCCGGGAGGCAGGGATGAGCTCGAGCGAGTCGCGAAGTGGGTTGAGTCGGCGCCGATTCCTGGTCGCCACGAGCGGCGCGTTGGCGGGCGCGGCGTGCAGCTCGATGGGCCTCGGCGACGATGGCGGTCTGGGCGTGGACGGCGGTCGGGGCGCGGACGGTGGTCCGGGCGTGGACGGCGGCCTGGGGGCGGACGGAGGGCCCGTCGATCCGGACGACGCCGGTTCGCCGGACTCGGGGGTCGGACCGAGCTGGCTGCTCCCGGAGGGCCACTATGAGGGCTACTTCCCGCTCCACGTGATCTACCCCCGCCCCGACGCGGAGACGGAGTCCTACGCCCGACATCGTCACGCCCACCCCGGCGTGCTCTACGAGATCCCCATCGGCGTGCAGTTCGGCAAGTGGCCCTACCGCTACGAGCTCGTCGAGGGGCCTCCCGGCGCGCGGGTCGTGCACGAGACGCTGGAGTGGAACGGCGCCGACGCGTTCGTCACGCCCGAGGGATACGGGGTGGTGGCGTGGGACGTCCCGGCGGCCGCCGCCGGAACGCACGGGTTCGTCGTGCGCGTCTACGACCAGGACCACGGCCGGTCCGGCGACTCCTTCGTGGACGTCGAGTGGACGACCACCGTCGGGACGTCGCAGTTCATCTTCCTCGACACCGTCGGCGGCGACGACGCGTCGGCGGACGGCAGCATCGACGCGCCGTTCCGGGAGCTCGCGGCCCTCCAGGACTCGGGGCGCGCCGGCGACAAGATCTGCTACATCCGAGAGACCGAGCACTTCGATCCGGATCACTCGCGGTTCGCGGGTGGCTACACCCCGAGCCCGCCCCGTCAGCTCACCTTCGGCGACGCGGACCACCCCAAGGCCTACGTCGCTTTCCCCGGCGAGACGGTCCACGTGAACACGGCCGGCCAGCGTGGCTTCGCCCAGTCGACCGAGGTCAACCACGACGTCTTCTTCGACCGCATCGTCAACGGCTACACCAACCAGAGCGCCAGGAACCGCGACAACATCAGAGTCGTCATGCACTGGCAGAAGTCCCATCGCTCGACGTTCTGGCGCATGGGCTGCATCCGCGCGTTCGGCGGCACGCGGAAGGACGACAATCACGGCTTCATCTGGTACTGGAACGCGGGCGGCGACGTCGACGACCAGACCGGCCACTCGTATCTCTACGCCGCCGACTGCTGGATGGACCACATGAACGTCGACCCAGGCCCGTCGGCCTCGTTCGACGGGGTAGGCTCGAACGGCCCGCACCTCTGGGAGACCTACACGACGAACTACACGTTGGCGGAGCGGCTGCGGGTCTCCAACAGCCATGTCGTCAACAACGGCTTCGTGATCGTCAAAGGGTCGGCGCGCGACGCGGAGATCCGCGGCTGCGTGACGGTGGAGGGCAACCGCGGCCAGTACCACGTGCGCGGTCTGGGCTCGAACACGAACGGCGAGACGCGCCGCGTTGCGCTCTGCTTCAACAAGACCGGCGGAGACGAGGCGCGCGTCTCCATGGGGCAGGCGGGCAGCAACCCTCCGTACGAGGCGATCATCGCCTACCGCAACTCGTGCTCGGGCGGCATCACCGCCGCGAGCAACCCCGCCGCGGCGAGCCAGGCCCACAACAACGTGGCGCGCGCGATCTCCGACGACGTCAAGGAGTCCTCGGGGAACGTCGACCACGCGGGCTCGGTGGGCGCCTTCTTCGACGGAGAGATGAACCTGATCGGGGAGGCACGCGCGATGTATCTCGGCACGAAGGGGGCGGAGATCGCCTGACCGCGCTGGAACGCCCGGCCCAGATCGGTATCCTCGGCCCCCATGACGGGCTCCCGATTCCTCCTGCTCGCGATCTTCCTCGCGCTCGGCTGCACCGGCCAGCTGGAGGCGTCCCGCTCACCGTCCGACGGAGGCCGCGGCGCGGGCAGCGACGCCCACGTCTCGCCGGACGCGGGCGGCGGAGGGGGCGGCGAGTGCATGCAGGCGCGCCGGCTCTGGCACGAGGACTTCGAGACCGGGACCTACGAGCGCTGGACGAGCGCGACCTACAACGGCGACTGGGGCCCCGAGAGCGGCGGCTGCCGGGAGACGGGGTTCTCCACCGAGCAGGCCCACGGGGGCACGCGATCGCATCGCTCGGCGATCCAGTGCCCGAGCCACACCGACGTGCACCGCGGCTACGGCGGGGTCGAGTTCGACGGCGACCGGCCGGAGCCCGCCTACACCAACGCGGGCACCGGGATCGACGCGCCCCACGGGGTCGTGGTCACGTTCTGGCGCTGGCTCGACGTCCCCTACGACTTCGGCGGCGGCCGATGGCTCAGCCTCTTCACCGTGAACACGGACTGCGGCTGGTCCGAGAGGGTCGTCACCCTCGGCCTCGACCAGCCGAGCCGCGTGCTGAGCCCGGCGCACACCGACCGCAACACGTTCGAGCCCGACGCGCCCGCGTTCCCCCTCCGTCAGTGGGTGCGGGTCACCGTCTACGTCAACGCGCACAGCGGGGAGCTGCACGTCTGGCAGGACGGCCAGAGCGTGGTGCACGCAACGTTTGCGCGCCCCTCGACGGACCTGTGCCAGTTCCACTGGGGCGCCTACGCGAGCGGAGACAACGACGGAGTCGTGCTCTTCGAGGACGATCAGAGCGTGTGGCGGCTGGCCGAGCCGTGGACGGACATGCGCCGCGAGCCTTGGCTCGACGGCGACGTCCCGGCCTGCGAGTGACCTCGCCTCAGAAGCGCTCTTCGCCGTGACCGGAGGTCGCCGAGCCGACGTTCTCCATCACGTTTCCGCCCATCTCTTCGTAGCGGAAGCCGTCGACGATGCGGTACGCCGGGCCGTCGTCGGCCGCGACGATCACGTCGACCGCGCCAGCCTCGTCGGCGCTGGGCGTGGCCACCACGAGCGTGTGGTCGTCGAGGATGGTCGAGCGCTCGGATCGCCGGCTGCCGAAGTAGACGGTGTAGCCGATGTCTCGACGGAAGTTGCTGCCCATGATCTTCACGGGCTGCTCTCCGGCCGTGGCCCCGGCCCGCGGGTCGAGGTTGTGGATCTCGAGATCGCCGCCCTCGCCCTCGCCGCACGCGCCCAGGGACGCCGCCGCGAGGACCCCGAGGCCCAGCGCCAGACCCATCACCTTCGCCG encodes:
- a CDS encoding protein kinase translates to MRICPQCGTRFQEALQFCPNDGAQTYEAQESQESPTDPLLGRVIDGRYRIEKQIGEGGMGVVYMATHTVLQKKLALKVLRGDSSKDADVVQRFMQEAQAATSIGHQNIIDISDFGRLPDGAVYFVMEYLDGLSLADMIKRGGSIPMADAVHIIRQIASALDAAHARGIVHRDLKPDNIIVIHQGDDPLFVKVLDFGVAKVGGGASKLTKTGMVFGTPHYMSPEQAAGHSVDARTDIYALGVIMYEMFTGKVPFDADTFMGILSKHMFEPPASPSEVKGASLGALESVTLRALEKNPDQRYLSMQELIADLDTVAAGGSVAVGGRPGVSPPGNLADALEPPSHLEVAAQPSGGGSKLALVAVAVLALLLVGGGVGTAVFLMTGDDEGQAMAQQTEAPPPPPPEIEAEPDPTPQVETPPTPTTPDVATIEISSDPAGAEVLLDGVMLGNTPIRVERPSDGTREVTLRLRGHETTPVQISPQSGDSLSITLEPERAATPSRRSRSGGRSRSSEATPPTPPPTQPPPTRSTRRGSTSEVVDPWAM
- a CDS encoding IPT/TIG domain-containing protein, whose product is MADRKRTLRTAKVMGLALGLGVLAAASLGACGEGEGGDLEIHNLDPRAGATAGEQPVKIMGSNFRRDIGYTVYFGSRRSERSTILDDHTLVVATPSADEAGAVDVIVAADDGPAYRIVDGFRYEEMGGNVMENVGSATSGHGEERF
- a CDS encoding SPFH domain-containing protein — translated: MDFIRQGTQEMMVARPDSAKQYIVYKHPEQTIPKFSQLTVDADEAAVFFRDGALVGVLRTAGAAQRHTLDTGNIPFLSNLVDSFTGGNIFVTDLYFVTMRPFRGARFGGALPPIKDPELEITLTPRIFGEYAWQITHPDRFIVSYLGMGGQQSNEQVERWITTKFMNAVKKSLPQFIIRQKVEVQHLAAYHDEIGQMFMQKCEDLSEIGVQFLELGDFSINFDADDQKRLEEAQARYADLKVKKRAKDELGGGNFMNYAAGEAMLGAGQGMAQGGGEGGGGGGAMQGGAGLGMGFAMANMFAQNMQPQQGQPQQPPPQQPPPQPVQAGGGMVQCPSCSATVAPGKFCAECGSSLVPQPKPCPSCSTVAAPGAKFCAECGTNMQG
- a CDS encoding ECF-type sigma factor; the protein is MGVQTEESGSFTVAEAVRAEPGSDASRWLAAWSKQMDDASWRALLRELERIARALAPSYRDVADPEDVLGELLMMSCDRWLPRYLAELTAGEAKTSLRSYLTLRLKAHLSEERRKRARRRRLMRAAVPPQLERGSEPDLAASHDDPHDNAVARELMDLDGADEELREVLGLRLAGFSQAEIAERLQVSRPTVSRRLGAIGAILAAMTAGWLIATLAPTSAPREHAKAATKERPTSATGEALAARFGDLPAHRSPYFVSDPDVRAVGERAFHGCWLSRGTRETTIFDVRLTTDAAGAVTEVDVSDGPEGLRECIEEQAAGLVIPHRARQAIVTRVGTPELSSEDRLSVARTCFGRGEYECTIYVLENHAASDAEVSLLADAYERLGDAASARDVRERVPEQPPSL
- a CDS encoding CAP domain-containing protein → MQIATRTLSLLATLALGCGGGSQGSTIGTDQDFEVVDAPAPTVPAYVTASAEGEAVLSEGPAGDAVRAGVASASATHEMPIEGDPRLARLAQWVADRLGPDGEPPPNEIVEFFARHLGLVEPVPHIMVLGQPADSLEEGIASSVGQFMNRQTYNRWGAAVVERAGLSVAVVMLSWRWVELEPVPRQVSEGDPIAVRGRLIGDHRNPAVVVAQPDGQVRRLPAGSGPDFDVRVPTGAEGTYQVEVVGRGEHGDTVIANFPVFVGTEIPRQVRLSGVADGGGRDVESVRRELIEMLNETRRGAGLPELTEHAGLREVALGHSRDMVANDYIGHQSPRSGTPADRVRTSGLQSGLVLENIGRGYSAAEIHRGLMESPGHRANLVNPDVSHVGIGVVAQPEGARSAFIVTEVFVRMAERVDLAGAPSTIVDLINRSRSARGAPPVEIQDHLSEAAQNAATEFFADPGLSQQDTVDDASASLRRFAIAYRRLGGVMAIVADVSEAGALEPTLDPDVRHVGIGVAQGTRPDTGPNAIAVVIILAWPR